A window of the Cololabis saira isolate AMF1-May2022 chromosome 19, fColSai1.1, whole genome shotgun sequence genome harbors these coding sequences:
- the LOC133418828 gene encoding poly(ADP-ribose) glycohydrolase-like: protein MCVFLRTLRLSFLLKTQLLVNEVWTKPKNTLYLVSAQAVLMTALTDFEQAAKRQRVDINIPSPLSYVHRGPSLCSTDETIAQEKREGQTETRMDIRPKTGAGGLRGVKTKSPLQKTGPKQQQKVRSTLDRWLVTPRSKSPVLAEECQTQDDVEMTNDCDFPVTPVQCIGEESEEKSSFFDMDEETQLLTPQDFLTDSPASPASKDFAGSNLVHTFSHSEDGFEKQDVESCSTSIERTAKQRDKITDFFSGASSLGLPVRKGGRDKSPEKQEKDSASARVTWLGTPITELKRMPECGASLPPLKDVPGKHTVMIRTDLLRSGTVPVPYPTVFRDVWDDVHVKMPCSRRNLFPVEDEETQELQNKSRWELIKETLNQNFKSVLELKQALLKYNASNAKKWDFTALQLYCTEVLEPDAAEHLFDSVLPDMVQLAMRASELATKPIPLLKRGMNHSITMSQEQVACLLANAFFCTFPRRNSRKAEYSNYPDINFFRLFEGSSSRKIEKLKTLMCYFRSVTEQNPAGLVTFTRKGLDKVPNWRSSQTPFTKLHITCEGTIEDDGYGMLQVDFANKFVGGGVTGSGLVQEEIRFLINPELIVSRLFTEALDHNECLIITGTQQYSKYTGYSQTYEWDGSHQDGTPSDGWQRRCTEIVAIDALQFRNFLEQFHPDKINRELNKAYCGFSQPQLESGNLAAVATGNWGCGVFGGDARLKALLQMLAAAEAGRDVAYFTFGDSQLMTDVHNMHSFLTQRNISVGEVYDLLGEYYSSVCKSCLSRRPDVSLYSFIHQQVGTSPVPEDSNRGSARQHTPTGCP, encoded by the exons ATGTGTGTATTTTTGCGTACTCTGAGACTTAGTTTCCTTCTGAAAACACAGCTGTTAGTGAATGAAGTCTGGACAAAACCCAAAAACACGTTGTATTTGGTGTCTGCTCAAGCTGTGTT AATGACTGCACTGACAGACTTTGAACAAGCAGCAAAGAGACAAAGGGTTGACATAAATATCCCGTCGCCCCTTTCATATGTCCACAGAG GGCCGTCTCTGTGCAGCACAGATGAGACCATAGCtcaagaaaagagggaaggCCAAACTGAGACGAGAATGGATATAAGACCAAAGACTGGAGCAGGTGGTTTGCGAGGTGTGAAGACAAAGAGTCCTCTTCAGAAAACTGGccccaagcagcagcagaaggtcAGGAGTACTCTTGATCGTTGGTTGGTCACGCCGCGCTCCAAAAGTCCAGTCCTGGCTGAAGAGTGCCAAACCCAAGATGATGTGGAAATGACGAATGATTGTGACTTTCCGGTCACTCCAGTTCAGTGTATAGGTGAAGAAAGTGAGgaaaaatcttctttttttgaCATGGATGAAGAAACTCAACTATTAACTCCGCAAGACTTTCTTACAGACAGCCCTGCATCACCCGCTTCCAAGGATTTTGCAGGAAGCAATCTTGTACACACTTTCTCTCACAGTGAAGATGGGTTCGAAAAGCAAGACGTTGAAAGCTGCTCCACAAGCATAGAGAGAACTGCCAAACAAAGAGACAAAATTACAGACTTTTTTTCAGGAGCCTCCTCACTAGGTCTACCTGTGAGAAAGGGCGGGCGGGATAAATCtccagaaaaacaagaaaaggactCAGCATCTGCACGTGTCACATGGTTGGGGACGCCCATCACTGAGCTAAAGAGAATGCCTGAATGTGGTGCATCACTTCCTCCACTGAAGGATGTTCCTGGCAAGCACACTGTGATGATAAGG ACAGACCTGCTGAGGAGTGGGACGGTTCCAGTCCCATATCCCACTGTGTTTAGGGACGTCTGGGATGACGTCCATGTCAAGATGCCTTGCTCCAGAAGGAACTTGTTTCCAGTAGAAGACGAG GAGACACAAGAACTGCAAAATAAAAGTCGTTGGGAGCTAATCAAAGAAACTCTAAACCAGAACTTTAAAAGTGTACTTGAGCTGAAG CAAGCATTATTGAAATATAATGCCTCAAATGCCAAAAAATGGGACTTCACAGCATTGCAGTTGTATTGCACTGAG GTCCTGGAGCCTGATGCTGCTGAACATCTGTTTGACTCAGTGCTGCCAGACATGGTTCAATTAGCAATGAGAGCATCTGAGCTCGCCACCAAG CCCATACCCCTCCTGAAAAGAGGCATGAACCACTCCATCACCATGTCTCAGGAGCAGGTGGCATGTCTGCTCGCCAACGCCTTCTTTTGCACCTTCCCTCGACGCAACTCCAGAAAGGCTGAGTACAGCAACTATCCAGACATCAATTTTTTCAG GCTGTTTGAGGGTTCCTCTTCAAGGAAGATCGAAAAGCTGAAAACGTTGATGTGCTACTTTAGAAGTGTCACTGAGCAAA ACCCGGCTGGACTTGTAACATTCACTCGGAAAGGGTTGGATAAAGTGCCCAATTGGAGAAG CTCACAGACGCCGTTCACAAAACTCCACATTACATGTGAAGGCACCATAGAAGATGACGGGTATGGCATGCTTCAG GTGGATTTTGCCAACAAGTTTGTGGGAGGAGGGGTCACCGGTTCTGGTCTCGTTCAAGAGGAAATACGTTTTCTAATCAACCCTGAGCTCATTGTTTCTCGTCTCTTCACTGAAGCCCTGGATCATAATGAATGTCTGATTATCACAG GAACGCAGCAGTATAGTAAATACACGGGCTACTCTCAGACGTACGAGTGGGATGGCAGCCACCAGGACGGGACTCCAAG TGATGGCTGGCAGAGAAGATGCACTGAGATTGTGGCCATTGATGCACTTCAGTTCAGGAACTTTCTTGAACAGTTTCATCCAGACAAAATCAACAGAGAACTTAACAag GCGTACTGTGGCTTTTCTCAGCCTCAGCTGGAAAGTGGAAACCTCGCAGCAGTGGCGACAGGAAACTGGGGATGTGGGGTTTTCGGAGGTGACGCACGTCTCAAGG ctctgctCCAGATGTTGGCAGCTGCTGAGGCGGGCCGAGATGTCGCTTATTTCACCTTTGGTGACAGCCAGCTCATGACAGATGTCCACAACATGCACTCATTTCTAACTCAGAGGAACATCAGTGTTG GGGAGGTGTATGATCTGCTGGGAGAGTACTACAGCTCCGTGTGCAAGAGCTGCCTGTCTCGCCGCCCTGACGTCAGCCTTTACTCCTTCATCCACCAACAGGTCGGCACCTCCCCGGTGCCCGAGGACTCCAACAGGGGTTCAGCCAGACAACACACACCCACAGGTTGCCCTTAA